A portion of the Pseudomonas koreensis genome contains these proteins:
- a CDS encoding heavy-metal-associated domain-containing protein, producing the protein MQVFNVQGMSCGHCVKAITQAVQALDPAASVRVDLAAKEVGVESALNADQVIAAIREEGYEVKLV; encoded by the coding sequence ATGCAAGTGTTCAACGTTCAAGGCATGTCCTGCGGTCATTGCGTCAAAGCCATCACCCAAGCGGTGCAGGCTCTGGATCCGGCGGCCAGCGTGCGCGTCGACCTGGCAGCCAAAGAAGTCGGCGTCGAGAGCGCGCTGAATGCCGATCAGGTCATCGCAGCGATTCGCGAAGAAGGTTATGAGGTGAAGCTCGTCTGA
- a CDS encoding MFS transporter, which produces MSTPRNTHLIVSARLISDFGAFLNMVALATYVYLLSNSAMSVGFFLASRVGGGIFASLIGTRFYRRWQGRAPLIAFDLLRAALLGLLLVTPANQQTWLLPFIAFGLGLGNSMFAIGLNSQLPRLIDPAHLLKANAWITSASSAAMVGGSLVSGLLVAAFGFETVFALNALTYLLAALLIVPLRFEKADISEQPERGEWFALRQGLRSAPVVAAMLAVTMADTLGSAAHNVGFPIIAKLLTPDAASTTLGLALAVWASGKLLGARIASRLKGSENRHLERRFFCGVALMSCGFILMFQQHSLLGLLLFALPAGMGDGVSEVSLLSRLQREPAALRLPIFSVLTLLQMTGFGIGMLVAAPFYAWWTPGAVVMLFHGIPLGTLCVVTLLRIRRERVARSSPTPVP; this is translated from the coding sequence GTGAGTACCCCGCGCAACACCCACCTGATCGTCAGCGCCCGGCTGATCTCCGATTTCGGCGCCTTCCTCAACATGGTCGCGCTGGCCACTTACGTTTATCTGCTGAGCAACAGCGCCATGAGTGTCGGCTTCTTCCTCGCCAGCCGTGTCGGTGGCGGGATTTTCGCCAGTCTTATCGGCACGCGCTTCTACCGGCGCTGGCAGGGCCGCGCGCCGCTGATTGCTTTCGATCTGTTGCGCGCTGCACTGCTGGGGCTGCTGTTGGTCACACCGGCGAATCAGCAGACATGGCTGTTGCCGTTCATTGCATTCGGCCTTGGCCTGGGCAATTCAATGTTCGCCATCGGCCTCAACAGCCAGTTGCCGCGCTTGATCGACCCGGCGCACCTGCTCAAGGCCAACGCCTGGATCACCTCAGCCTCTTCAGCCGCGATGGTTGGCGGCAGTCTGGTGTCGGGTTTGCTGGTGGCCGCTTTCGGTTTCGAAACGGTTTTCGCCCTCAACGCGTTGACCTATCTGCTCGCCGCGCTGCTGATCGTGCCACTGCGTTTCGAGAAAGCAGACATCAGCGAACAGCCGGAACGCGGCGAATGGTTTGCACTTCGGCAGGGCTTGCGCTCGGCGCCGGTGGTCGCGGCGATGCTTGCAGTCACCATGGCCGACACCTTGGGCAGTGCTGCGCATAATGTTGGCTTCCCGATCATTGCGAAACTGCTCACCCCGGACGCGGCCAGCACGACGTTGGGCCTGGCGCTGGCGGTATGGGCCAGCGGCAAACTGCTCGGCGCGCGCATCGCCAGTCGTCTGAAGGGCTCGGAGAATCGCCATCTCGAACGCAGGTTTTTCTGCGGTGTGGCGCTGATGTCCTGCGGCTTCATCCTGATGTTCCAGCAACACAGTCTCCTGGGGCTGCTGCTGTTCGCCTTGCCAGCGGGAATGGGCGATGGCGTTTCCGAAGTGAGCCTGCTGTCACGGCTGCAACGGGAACCTGCGGCTTTGCGCCTGCCGATTTTCAGTGTGCTGACCTTGCTGCAGATGACCGGTTTCGGCATCGGCATGCTGGTTGCCGCACCGTTCTATGCGTGGTGGACGCCAGGGGCCGTGGTCATGCTGTTCCACGGCATTCCCCTCGGCACCCTGTGCGTGGTGACGCTGTTGCGGATCAGGCGCGAGCGGGTTGCGCGCAGCAGCCCGACGCCAGTTCCTTGA
- a CDS encoding PA4780 family RIO1-like protein kinase, with protein MKTPKRIEPLIEDGLVDEVLRPLMSGKEAAVYVVRCGNQLRCAKVYKEANKRSFRQAAEYQEGRKVRNSRQARAMAKGSKFGRKETEDAWQNAEVAALFRLAGAGVRVPKPYDFLDGVLLMELVADEFGDAAPRLNDVVLEPDQAREYHAFLISQIVLMLCTGLVHGDLSEFNVLLTPTGPVIIDLPQAVDAAGNNHAFSMLERDVGNMASYFGRFAPELKKTKYAKEMWALYEAGTLHPNSVLTGEFDDPEDLADVGGVLREIEAARLDEERKQAIRAADEAPKGKPEEPPPPPWMQ; from the coding sequence ATGAAGACTCCAAAACGCATTGAACCCCTGATCGAGGACGGTCTGGTCGACGAAGTGCTGCGTCCACTGATGAGTGGCAAAGAGGCAGCTGTTTATGTAGTGCGCTGCGGCAATCAGTTACGTTGCGCCAAGGTCTACAAGGAGGCGAATAAACGCAGTTTCCGCCAGGCGGCCGAGTATCAGGAAGGCCGCAAGGTTCGTAACAGTCGTCAGGCGCGGGCCATGGCAAAGGGGTCCAAGTTCGGTCGCAAAGAGACCGAAGACGCCTGGCAGAACGCCGAAGTGGCGGCGCTGTTCCGTTTGGCCGGTGCCGGCGTGCGAGTGCCGAAACCCTACGACTTCCTCGACGGCGTGCTGTTGATGGAGCTGGTGGCGGATGAATTCGGCGACGCCGCGCCGCGTCTGAACGATGTGGTGCTGGAGCCGGATCAGGCGCGCGAGTATCACGCGTTCCTGATTTCGCAGATCGTGCTGATGTTGTGTACCGGTCTGGTGCACGGTGACCTCTCCGAGTTCAACGTGCTGCTGACACCGACCGGCCCGGTCATCATCGACCTGCCCCAGGCAGTCGACGCTGCAGGCAACAACCACGCGTTCAGCATGCTTGAGCGTGACGTTGGCAACATGGCTTCGTACTTCGGCCGTTTCGCGCCGGAGTTGAAAAAGACCAAGTACGCCAAGGAAATGTGGGCGTTGTACGAAGCCGGCACCTTGCACCCGAACAGTGTGCTGACCGGCGAGTTCGACGATCCGGAGGACTTGGCCGATGTCGGCGGGGTGCTGCGAGAGATCGAAGCGGCGCGCCTCGACGAGGAACGCAAGCAAGCCATTCGCGCGGCGGACGAAGCGCCGAAAGGCAAACCCGAAGAACCGCCTCCACCGCCGTGGATGCAGTGA
- a CDS encoding collagen-like triple helix repeat-containing protein gives MKTQVMWSKSAIALALILSVGLVGCSSGGGGHRSSSGSSTADGTAGTDGSGGAGGGAGGDTAGTGGGTGGTGGTGGGTDPTNPTNPTNPTDPTDPTNPTNPAAPSLVTTTLVQDVGKTVSGVGDGVGQIGDSLSTVPVAGGIVQSLANTTGNVVSTLGDGVTDGIGKLATDPNGLTTTVASLGGVVSDVGDGVSDLSVKLNTTTRSVPVVGGVVTRVAPLVDGIGEKVTMLGDTLNTTLSNGPTSQLTNKVGSGLVPVIAMVESTTDKLGDATGLGDPLKGVISKVGGTVNSLGGKVTDAGNGSALTNTLGGALSNAGTAVGKAGGLVSNGTGSGTGGVGGGLGGTGLLQTVGGAVVNVGTGLNAGSTSGVVSAGGVTAGGLGNVVASLNTVLGGSGTPITTPTSPLASVGAAVGAGLNPVTSAVTTVTQQVGAATGLGTPVAGITGQVGAAVGGLGGAIAATNTPVTTAVGGLVTNVGGTVAAVGGLVNSGTATGGTTGGLGGVLGGLTGALGGNKR, from the coding sequence ATGAAAACTCAAGTGATGTGGTCCAAATCGGCAATCGCGCTGGCACTGATTCTTTCTGTCGGCCTCGTCGGCTGCAGCAGCGGCGGTGGCGGTCATCGCAGCAGCTCGGGCAGTTCGACAGCGGACGGCACGGCGGGTACCGATGGCAGCGGTGGCGCGGGTGGCGGAGCCGGCGGCGATACTGCCGGCACAGGCGGCGGCACCGGTGGTACTGGCGGCACGGGCGGCGGCACCGATCCGACCAATCCAACCAATCCAACCAATCCGACAGACCCGACCGATCCCACCAACCCGACCAATCCCGCTGCACCTTCGCTGGTGACCACAACACTTGTTCAGGATGTCGGCAAAACCGTCAGCGGTGTCGGCGATGGCGTCGGCCAGATCGGCGATTCGCTGAGCACTGTTCCGGTCGCTGGCGGCATCGTCCAAAGCCTGGCCAACACCACTGGCAACGTGGTCAGCACCTTGGGCGATGGCGTCACTGATGGCATCGGCAAACTGGCCACTGACCCCAATGGCCTGACCACCACCGTGGCCTCGCTTGGCGGCGTGGTTTCCGATGTTGGCGACGGCGTGTCGGACCTCAGCGTCAAACTGAACACAACGACCCGCAGCGTTCCCGTCGTTGGCGGCGTAGTCACCCGCGTGGCGCCGCTGGTCGATGGCATCGGTGAAAAAGTCACCATGCTTGGCGACACCCTCAACACCACGCTCAGCAACGGCCCGACCAGCCAGTTGACCAACAAGGTCGGCAGCGGCCTGGTGCCGGTGATCGCCATGGTCGAAAGCACCACCGACAAACTCGGCGATGCCACAGGTCTGGGTGATCCGCTCAAAGGCGTGATCTCGAAGGTCGGCGGCACTGTGAACAGCCTGGGCGGCAAGGTCACCGACGCAGGCAACGGCAGTGCCCTGACCAACACCCTCGGCGGCGCCTTGAGCAACGCCGGCACGGCGGTCGGCAAAGCGGGCGGTCTGGTGTCCAACGGCACTGGCTCAGGTACCGGTGGCGTCGGTGGTGGTCTGGGCGGCACCGGCCTGCTGCAAACCGTCGGTGGCGCGGTGGTCAACGTTGGCACCGGTCTGAATGCCGGCAGCACCAGCGGCGTGGTCAGTGCCGGTGGCGTTACCGCGGGTGGCCTGGGCAACGTAGTCGCTTCGCTCAACACCGTACTCGGTGGCTCGGGCACACCGATCACCACTCCCACTTCGCCGCTGGCAAGCGTTGGCGCCGCAGTGGGAGCAGGTCTCAACCCTGTGACCAGCGCGGTCACCACTGTGACTCAACAGGTCGGCGCTGCCACCGGTCTCGGCACTCCGGTTGCCGGTATCACCGGCCAGGTGGGCGCTGCGGTGGGCGGCCTCGGCGGGGCGATTGCCGCGACCAACACCCCGGTGACCACGGCAGTCGGTGGGCTGGTTACCAATGTCGGCGGCACCGTGGCGGCCGTCGGTGGGCTGGTCAACAGCGGCACTGCCACTGGCGGTACAACTGGCGGTCTGGGCGGGGTACTCGGCGGCCTGACCGGCGCGCTGGGCGGCAACAAACGCTAA
- the cueR gene encoding Cu(I)-responsive transcriptional regulator — protein MNIGQAARQSGLSAKMIRYYESIGLLKAANRTDSGYRVYGSDDLHTLAFIKRSRDLGFSLEEVGKLLTLWQDRQRASADVKALARQHIDELNQKIRELGELRDTLQDLVEHCSGDHRPDCPILKELASGCCAQPARA, from the coding sequence ATGAACATCGGCCAAGCGGCCCGGCAGAGTGGCCTGAGTGCAAAAATGATTCGCTATTACGAGTCGATCGGCCTGCTCAAAGCGGCCAATCGCACCGACAGTGGTTATCGAGTCTATGGCAGCGATGACCTGCACACGCTGGCGTTCATCAAGCGCTCGCGGGATCTGGGCTTTTCCCTGGAGGAGGTCGGCAAGCTGCTGACCCTCTGGCAGGATCGCCAGCGCGCGAGCGCCGATGTGAAGGCACTGGCGCGCCAGCACATCGACGAGTTGAACCAGAAGATCCGCGAGCTCGGCGAGTTGCGCGACACCCTGCAGGATCTGGTCGAGCACTGCAGCGGTGATCACCGCCCGGATTGCCCGATCCTCAAGGAACTGGCGTCGGGCTGCTGCGCGCAACCCGCTCGCGCCTGA
- the cueA gene encoding copper resistance metal-translocating P1-type ATPase CueA, protein MSESTTFDLPIAGMTCASCAGRVERALRKVSGASAVSVNLATEQARVQAPGDSLPALMQAVERAGYSVPRQTVELSIDGMTCASCVGRVERALSKVAGVNSVSVNLANERAHIELLGQVDAQTLLDAVSKAGYSASVWQAERAQSDDQQKRLHRERWALICAIALALPLVLPMLLQPFGIHWMLPAWAQFALATPVQFIFGARFYVAAWKAVRAGAGNMDLLVALGTSAGYGLSVYEWASAAGRMPHLYFEASAVVIALVLLGKYLESRAKRQTASAIRALEALRPERAIQVIDGREQDVAISALRLDDLVLVKPGERFPVDGEVVEGQSHADEALISGESLPVPKQPGDKVTGGAINGEGRLLVRTQALGAETVLARIIRLVEDAQAAKAPIQKLVDKVSQVFVPTVLLIALATLIGWWLYGAPLETALINAVAVLVIACPCALGLATPTAIMAGTGVAARHGILIKDAEALERAHEVSTVVFDKTGTLTSGAPRIAHFSAVDGDENNLLTLAGALQRGSEHPLAKAVLDAAAERGLNVPDVSDSQALTGRGIAGTLDGRRLALGNRRMLDESALSPGDLSASAEAWESEGRTLSWLIEQSSEPKVLGLFAFGDTLKPGALQAMQQLAARDIHSHLLTGDNRGSARVVAEALGIRNVHAEVLPADKAATVAELKKTGVVAMVGDGINDAPALAAADIGIAMGGGTDVAMHAAGITLMRGDPRLVPAALEISRKTYAKIRQNLFWAFVYNLIGIPLAVFGFLNPVLAGAAMALSSVSVVSNALLLKTWKPKDLEEHR, encoded by the coding sequence ATGTCCGAATCCACCACTTTCGACCTGCCGATTGCCGGCATGACCTGCGCCAGTTGCGCCGGGCGTGTCGAGCGGGCCTTGCGCAAGGTCAGCGGCGCCAGCGCCGTCAGCGTCAACCTCGCCACCGAGCAGGCGCGAGTGCAGGCGCCCGGCGACAGCCTGCCGGCGCTGATGCAAGCCGTGGAGCGCGCCGGTTACAGCGTGCCCCGGCAAACCGTCGAGCTGAGCATCGACGGCATGACCTGTGCGTCCTGCGTCGGTCGCGTCGAACGTGCCTTGAGCAAAGTCGCCGGCGTGAACAGTGTCAGCGTTAATCTGGCCAACGAACGTGCGCATATCGAACTGCTCGGCCAGGTCGATGCACAAACCCTGCTCGATGCGGTGAGCAAGGCCGGTTATTCGGCCAGCGTCTGGCAAGCCGAGCGGGCACAATCCGATGACCAGCAAAAACGTCTGCACCGTGAGCGCTGGGCATTGATCTGCGCGATCGCCCTCGCCCTGCCGCTGGTGCTGCCGATGTTGCTGCAGCCGTTCGGCATTCACTGGATGCTCCCGGCCTGGGCGCAGTTCGCCCTCGCCACACCCGTGCAATTCATCTTCGGCGCACGCTTTTATGTCGCGGCGTGGAAAGCCGTGCGCGCCGGCGCCGGCAACATGGACCTGCTCGTCGCCCTCGGCACCAGCGCCGGTTATGGGCTGAGCGTGTATGAATGGGCCAGCGCCGCCGGACGCATGCCGCACCTGTACTTCGAAGCCTCGGCCGTGGTCATCGCCCTGGTATTGCTCGGCAAATATCTTGAGAGCCGCGCCAAACGCCAGACCGCCAGCGCCATCCGCGCCCTCGAAGCACTGCGGCCGGAGCGGGCGATTCAAGTGATCGATGGCCGTGAGCAGGACGTCGCGATCAGCGCCCTGCGCCTCGACGATCTGGTGCTGGTCAAACCCGGCGAACGCTTCCCGGTGGATGGCGAAGTCGTCGAAGGCCAGAGCCACGCCGACGAAGCGCTGATCAGCGGCGAGAGCCTGCCGGTGCCGAAACAACCGGGAGACAAGGTCACCGGCGGCGCGATCAATGGCGAAGGTCGTTTGCTGGTGCGCACCCAGGCCCTCGGTGCGGAAACTGTGCTGGCGCGGATCATTCGTCTGGTCGAGGACGCGCAAGCGGCGAAAGCGCCGATTCAGAAACTGGTGGACAAGGTCAGCCAGGTCTTCGTGCCGACCGTGTTGCTGATCGCCCTGGCCACGCTGATCGGCTGGTGGCTGTATGGCGCGCCGCTGGAAACCGCGTTGATCAATGCCGTCGCCGTGCTGGTGATCGCCTGCCCGTGCGCCCTCGGCCTCGCCACCCCGACGGCGATCATGGCCGGTACCGGCGTCGCCGCGCGCCACGGCATTTTGATCAAGGACGCCGAAGCGCTGGAGCGCGCCCATGAAGTCAGCACTGTGGTATTCGACAAGACCGGCACGCTGACCTCGGGCGCGCCGCGTATCGCGCACTTCAGCGCGGTCGATGGCGACGAAAACAATCTGCTGACACTGGCCGGTGCCTTGCAGCGCGGCAGCGAGCATCCCTTGGCCAAAGCAGTGCTCGATGCAGCGGCCGAACGCGGCTTGAACGTGCCCGATGTCAGCGACAGCCAGGCGCTGACCGGACGCGGCATCGCCGGCACGCTTGATGGCCGGCGCCTGGCGCTGGGCAATCGGCGGATGCTCGACGAAAGCGCTTTGAGTCCCGGTGACTTGAGCGCATCCGCCGAGGCTTGGGAAAGCGAAGGCCGCACATTGTCGTGGTTGATTGAGCAAAGTTCTGAACCGAAGGTGCTGGGTCTGTTCGCCTTCGGTGACACGCTGAAACCCGGCGCCCTGCAAGCGATGCAACAACTCGCCGCGCGGGACATCCACAGCCATCTGCTGACCGGCGACAACCGTGGCAGCGCGCGCGTGGTGGCCGAAGCGCTGGGCATCCGCAATGTTCACGCCGAAGTGCTGCCGGCAGACAAGGCCGCGACCGTCGCCGAGCTGAAGAAAACCGGTGTGGTCGCGATGGTCGGCGACGGCATCAACGACGCCCCGGCCCTCGCCGCTGCGGACATCGGCATCGCCATGGGCGGCGGCACCGATGTCGCCATGCATGCAGCCGGCATCACCTTGATGCGCGGCGATCCGCGACTGGTGCCCGCGGCACTGGAGATCAGCCGCAAGACCTACGCGAAGATTCGTCAGAACCTGTTCTGGGCCTTTGTCTATAACCTGATCGGCATTCCGCTGGCGGTATTCGGCTTCCTCAATCCGGTGCTGGCGGGTGCGGCGATGGCGCTGTCGAGCGTCAGCGTGGTGAGCAATGCGCTACTGTTGAAAACCTGGAAACCCAAGGACCTGGAGGAACACCGATGA
- a CDS encoding MaoC family dehydratase, translating to MSIEWQTLDREPSLPGLYSRAATRRKITGTQLPESGLRCWVDIDRKRLAAYRKVCGFVDDGLLPPTYPHILAFALQMQLLTAKDFPFPLLGLIHLSNRIRVLRPMGAISRAQVSVRVHNLQPHAKGATFDLLTTLDDQLGPLWEAESRMLCRGVKLEGEAQAQDWELSQDLLEVTRWTAPADIGRQYAKVSGDYNPIHLSAASAKLFGFPTAIAHGLWNKARTLAALSDHLPKANLEIAVHFHKPVRLPSEVTLLASAAGSSGELRLIGAGDLEHMVGQWQPIA from the coding sequence ATGAGCATCGAATGGCAAACGCTGGACCGCGAACCGAGTCTGCCGGGGCTTTATTCGCGGGCGGCGACACGGCGCAAAATCACCGGCACGCAACTGCCCGAGAGCGGTCTGCGCTGCTGGGTCGATATCGACCGCAAGCGGCTGGCGGCTTATCGCAAGGTCTGCGGTTTCGTTGATGACGGCCTGCTGCCGCCGACCTATCCACACATCCTCGCCTTCGCCTTGCAGATGCAATTGCTCACGGCCAAGGACTTTCCGTTCCCGCTGCTCGGGCTGATTCACCTGAGCAACCGCATTCGCGTGTTGCGCCCGATGGGGGCTATCAGTCGCGCGCAAGTCAGCGTTCGCGTGCACAACCTGCAGCCACATGCCAAGGGCGCGACGTTCGATCTGCTCACCACCCTGGACGATCAGCTCGGGCCGCTGTGGGAGGCTGAGAGCCGGATGCTCTGTCGCGGCGTGAAACTTGAGGGCGAGGCGCAGGCTCAGGACTGGGAGCTGTCGCAGGATTTGCTAGAGGTGACGCGCTGGACGGCGCCGGCGGATATAGGTCGCCAGTATGCGAAAGTCTCCGGCGACTACAACCCGATTCACCTGAGTGCAGCGAGCGCCAAGCTGTTCGGTTTTCCCACGGCGATCGCGCATGGCTTGTGGAACAAGGCACGCACGCTGGCGGCGCTCTCTGATCACCTGCCCAAAGCCAACCTGGAAATCGCCGTGCACTTTCACAAACCGGTGCGCCTGCCCAGTGAAGTGACGTTGCTGGCGAGCGCAGCAGGCTCCAGCGGCGAATTGCGCCTGATCGGTGCTGGCGATCTGGAACATATGGTCGGCCAATGGCAACCGATCGCCTGA
- a CDS encoding 3-oxoacyl-ACP reductase, with product MSDRYIDFANSSFGHRLVGALGLPSPVRLERWQAGRLRPIEGALLIGGGPLAERISVFANRLTDAIYSYGTEPSLATAWIPGHGPKLKAVVFDASDLQHTDQLKQLREFFQPLMKNLDHSAHLVILGRAPESLRDPFASSAQRALEGFSRSLAKELRGGGTLQLIYVGEGAEDQLEGPLRFFLSPKSAFVSGQVIRLAACATPVADWTRPLAGRKALVTGAARGIGASIAETLARDGAEVILLDVPPAKTDLEALAARLGGRAITLDICADDAATQLIEHLPDGLDILVHNAGITRDKTLANMTPEFWDAVLAVNLNAPQVLTKALLDSGTLRDNARVVLLASISGIAGNRGQTNYAASKAGLIGLAQAWAPTLLERGISINAVAPGFIETQMTAHIPFGLREAGRRMSSLGQGGLPQDVAEAVAWLAQPGTGAFTGQALRVCGQSVLGA from the coding sequence ATGTCTGACCGCTATATCGACTTCGCCAACTCATCCTTCGGCCATCGTCTGGTCGGGGCCTTGGGCCTGCCGTCGCCGGTGCGGCTGGAACGCTGGCAAGCGGGGCGTCTGCGGCCGATCGAGGGTGCGCTGTTGATCGGTGGCGGGCCACTGGCCGAGCGGATCAGTGTCTTTGCCAATCGCTTGACCGATGCAATCTACAGCTACGGCACCGAGCCCTCGCTGGCCACCGCATGGATTCCCGGCCACGGGCCGAAACTCAAAGCGGTGGTCTTCGACGCCAGCGATCTGCAGCACACCGACCAGCTCAAGCAGTTGCGCGAATTCTTCCAGCCATTGATGAAGAATCTTGACCATAGCGCGCATCTGGTGATCCTTGGTCGCGCGCCGGAATCCCTGCGTGATCCGTTCGCCTCCAGCGCACAACGCGCACTCGAAGGCTTCTCGCGCTCGCTGGCCAAGGAGCTGCGCGGCGGCGGCACGTTGCAGTTGATCTACGTCGGTGAAGGTGCCGAAGATCAATTGGAAGGCCCACTGCGATTCTTCCTCTCGCCGAAAAGTGCATTCGTTTCCGGCCAGGTAATTCGTCTGGCCGCGTGCGCCACGCCGGTGGCCGACTGGACCCGACCGCTGGCCGGGCGCAAGGCACTGGTTACCGGTGCTGCGCGGGGCATTGGCGCGTCGATCGCAGAAACCCTCGCGCGCGATGGCGCCGAGGTTATCCTCCTCGATGTGCCGCCGGCCAAGACCGACCTCGAAGCCCTCGCCGCCCGCCTCGGCGGCCGCGCGATCACCCTCGATATCTGCGCCGATGATGCCGCCACGCAATTGATCGAGCACCTGCCCGACGGCCTCGACATCCTCGTGCACAACGCCGGCATCACCCGCGACAAGACCCTGGCCAACATGACCCCGGAATTCTGGGACGCAGTGCTGGCCGTCAACCTCAATGCGCCCCAAGTGCTGACCAAGGCCCTGCTCGACAGCGGCACCCTGCGCGACAACGCACGGGTGGTCCTGCTCGCCTCGATCAGCGGCATCGCCGGCAATCGCGGGCAGACCAACTACGCGGCAAGCAAGGCTGGCCTGATCGGTCTGGCCCAGGCCTGGGCTCCGACACTGCTGGAACGCGGGATCAGCATCAACGCCGTCGCCCCCGGTTTTATCGAGACGCAAATGACTGCGCACATTCCGTTCGGTTTGCGCGAGGCCGGGCGGCGCATGAGTTCACTGGGGCAGGGCGGCTTGCCGCAAGACGTCGCCGAAGCCGTGGCGTGGTTGGCGCAACCGGGCACGGGCGCGTTCACCGGGCAGGCGCTGCGAGTCTGTGGGCAAAGTGTTCTGGGGGCTTGA
- a CDS encoding acetyl-CoA C-acetyltransferase, producing the protein MTQLRRVAIIGGNRIPFARSNGPYATASNQAMLTAALEGLIERYNLHGQRIGEVVTGAVLKLSRDMNLTRECVLGSRLSPATPAYDIQQACGTGLEAALLVANKIALGQIDCGIAGGVDTTSDAPISVSEGLRRILLQANRAKSTGEKLKTLLQLRPRHLIPEFPRNGEPRTGLSMGEHCELMAQTWNIPREEQDQLAFESHHKLAASYSEGWHNDLMTPFLGLTRDNNLRPDLTLEKLAALKPAFEKSAKGTLTAGNSTPLTDGASVVLLGTEEWAKERGLPILAYLRDGEAAAVDFVNGAEGLLMAPVYAVPRLLARNGLTLQDFDYYEIHEAFAAQVLCTLKAWEDPEYCKTRLGLDVPLGSIDRSRLNVKGSSLAAGHPFAATGGRIVANLAKLLDAAGKGRGLISICAAGGQGVTAIIER; encoded by the coding sequence ATGACCCAGCTGCGCCGCGTCGCGATCATCGGCGGTAACCGCATCCCTTTCGCCCGTTCCAACGGGCCGTACGCCACGGCCAGCAATCAGGCGATGCTGACGGCCGCGCTGGAAGGCCTGATCGAGCGCTACAACCTGCATGGCCAACGCATCGGCGAGGTGGTAACGGGCGCGGTGCTTAAATTGTCACGGGATATGAACCTGACCCGCGAGTGCGTGCTCGGCTCGCGCCTGTCTCCAGCGACGCCGGCCTATGACATTCAGCAAGCCTGCGGCACGGGTCTGGAAGCGGCGTTGCTGGTGGCCAACAAGATCGCCCTCGGCCAGATCGATTGCGGGATTGCCGGCGGCGTCGACACCACTTCCGATGCGCCGATCAGCGTCAGCGAAGGGTTGCGCAGGATTCTCCTGCAAGCCAACCGCGCCAAGAGCACCGGCGAAAAACTGAAAACCCTGCTGCAGCTGCGCCCCCGGCACCTGATCCCTGAATTCCCGCGCAACGGCGAGCCGCGCACTGGCCTGTCGATGGGTGAACACTGTGAATTGATGGCGCAGACCTGGAATATTCCCCGCGAAGAACAGGATCAACTCGCCTTCGAAAGTCATCACAAACTCGCCGCTTCCTACAGCGAAGGCTGGCACAACGATCTGATGACGCCGTTTCTTGGCCTGACCCGCGACAACAACCTGCGTCCGGACCTGACCCTGGAAAAACTCGCCGCGCTGAAACCGGCGTTCGAGAAGAGCGCCAAGGGCACGTTGACGGCGGGCAACTCCACGCCGCTCACCGATGGCGCTTCGGTGGTGTTGCTTGGCACTGAGGAATGGGCCAAAGAGCGCGGCTTGCCGATCCTCGCTTACCTGCGCGACGGCGAAGCGGCGGCGGTGGATTTCGTCAACGGTGCCGAGGGCCTGCTGATGGCGCCGGTGTACGCCGTGCCACGCTTGCTGGCGCGCAACGGCCTGACCTTGCAGGATTTCGACTACTACGAGATTCACGAAGCCTTCGCCGCGCAGGTGTTGTGCACGCTCAAGGCCTGGGAAGATCCCGAATATTGCAAAACCCGTTTGGGACTCGACGTACCGCTGGGATCGATTGATCGCAGTCGGCTCAACGTCAAGGGCAGTTCGCTGGCGGCGGGGCATCCGTTCGCCGCGACGGGCGGACGGATTGTGGCGAACCTGGCCAAGCTGCTGGATGCGGCCGGCAAGGGCCGGGGATTGATTTCGATCTGTGCGGCAGGCGGGCAGGGTGTCACTGCCATTATCGAACGCTGA